The segment CAAAAAGAATGGGAATAGAAGAAGGAACAATCACCGTATTGATTCATTGTGGTTCTCGAGGTTTTGGTCATCAGGTTTGTAGTGATTATTTACGAATCTCTGAACAAGTTCAAGAAAAATATGATATCAATTTAGCAGATAGAGAACTTGCATGTGTTCCAAATACTTCTGAAGAGGGAGAATCTTACAGAAAAGCAATGTTTGCAGCATTAAATTTTGCATGGAGTAATAGACAAATGATTACTCATTGGACACGAAAATCTTTTGAAAGAGTATTTTCTCAGTCTGAATCCGATTTAGATATGAAATTAGTTTATGATGTGGCACATAATATTGCCAAAGTTGAAAAACACAGGATTGATGGAAAACAAAAGAAGGTTGTTGTACATAGAAAGGGTGCTACTCGTGCTTTTCCTGCTAACATGGATGAAGTTCCTAGTAAATATAGAGATCTTGGTCAACCTGTTTTAGTTCCTGGTTCTATGGGTACTGGAAGTTGGATTCTTTTGGGAAATGAAAATTCAATGTCTGCAAGTTTTGGTTCAACAGCTCATGGAGCTGGAAGAATGATGTCTCGTTCTAAAGCAAGACGAAATTTTACAGAATCCGAAGTAAAAAAATCCCTTAATGATAAAGGCATTTTTATAAAATCTCTGACAAGGGATGGTGTGGTTGAAGAAACACCTCAAGCCTACAAAGATGTTGATTCTGTAGTTAATGTATCTCATAATCTTGGCATAGCAACAAAGGTAGCTAAATTAGTTCCAATTGGAGTGATCAAGGGATGAGTGAAGAAGATAAAGAATTAGAAATGCTAAAGGCTA is part of the Candidatus Nitrosopelagicus brevis genome and harbors:
- a CDS encoding RtcB family protein gives rise to the protein MTDLKPKKIGENQYQIDADSSLGMKVPVTIYANDVLLEKMMTDRTIKQAVNVSTLPGIQEHSIVLPDGHEGYGFPVGGVAAMDAEEGMISPGGVGYDINCGVRLLRTNLTEEQVRPKLNDLVNDLFKSIPSGVGSKGAVRLTQSELDEVLVKGVSWAIDNGYGTNDDANVCEENGQMANADPNKVSDKARKRGLPQLGSLGSGNHFLEVQRVQEIHDEEAAKRMGIEEGTITVLIHCGSRGFGHQVCSDYLRISEQVQEKYDINLADRELACVPNTSEEGESYRKAMFAALNFAWSNRQMITHWTRKSFERVFSQSESDLDMKLVYDVAHNIAKVEKHRIDGKQKKVVVHRKGATRAFPANMDEVPSKYRDLGQPVLVPGSMGTGSWILLGNENSMSASFGSTAHGAGRMMSRSKARRNFTESEVKKSLNDKGIFIKSLTRDGVVEETPQAYKDVDSVVNVSHNLGIATKVAKLVPIGVIKG